A genomic segment from Legionella micdadei encodes:
- a CDS encoding ABC transporter permease, whose product MIYYLLRRILYALPILFGINVITFALFFMINSPDDMARMQLGQKYVKPAAIMQWKAQRGYDLPLFYNGEKSGVQKFTQTLFFQKSLRLFVFDFGISDGGRDIGYDISHRMWPSLAIAVPILIFGMLADIVFAMLMAFFRTSYLDLTGVVFCIVLMSISSLFYIIGGQYLFGKILRLVPISGYDGGIEAVKFVVLPVLVAVLAGLGAGSRWYRTLFLEELNKDYVKTARAKGLSEVKILFHHVLKNAMLPILTGVVVLIPSLFMGSLVLESFFGVPGLGNYIIDAIGQQDFAIVRSMVFLGSVLYILGLILTDISYTLVDPRVRFN is encoded by the coding sequence ATGATTTATTATTTATTGCGGCGTATTCTTTACGCACTCCCCATTTTATTTGGGATTAATGTAATCACCTTTGCTTTATTTTTTATGATTAATTCACCTGATGACATGGCTCGAATGCAATTAGGACAGAAATATGTCAAACCTGCTGCCATTATGCAATGGAAAGCCCAGCGTGGTTACGATTTACCGCTTTTCTATAATGGTGAAAAATCAGGTGTGCAAAAGTTTACCCAGACTCTTTTTTTTCAAAAGTCATTACGTTTATTTGTTTTTGATTTTGGTATTTCCGATGGGGGGAGAGATATTGGTTATGATATCTCGCATCGCATGTGGCCCAGTTTAGCGATTGCCGTTCCTATCCTTATTTTCGGTATGTTAGCTGATATTGTATTTGCAATGTTGATGGCATTTTTCCGCACTTCATATCTTGATCTAACTGGGGTTGTTTTTTGTATCGTCTTAATGTCTATTTCTAGCCTTTTTTATATTATTGGCGGGCAGTATCTTTTCGGGAAAATTTTACGCCTAGTCCCTATCTCTGGTTATGATGGAGGGATTGAGGCGGTTAAATTTGTGGTTTTGCCAGTTTTGGTAGCGGTTTTGGCCGGGCTAGGCGCTGGTTCGCGTTGGTACCGTACTTTATTCCTAGAGGAGTTAAACAAAGATTATGTCAAAACGGCGCGTGCTAAGGGATTATCTGAAGTTAAAATATTGTTTCATCATGTTTTAAAAAATGCCATGTTGCCAATTTTGACTGGAGTAGTGGTGTTAATCCCTTCTTTATTTATGGGAAGTTTAGTCTTGGAGTCTTTTTTTGGCGTTCCAGGTTTAGGTAATTACATCATCGATGCTATTGGGCAACAGGATTTTGCTATCGTCCGATCAATGGTATTTTTAGGCTCGGTTCTTTATATCTTGGGTCTGATCTTAACCGATATTTCCTATACCTTAGTGGATCCCAGGGTGAGGTTTAATTAG
- a CDS encoding ABC transporter substrate-binding protein, translating into MTSMKQWIVSILSLWSFLPVHAGNWVLNNPYPESEANQKIYYSSFNEQPKTLDPARSYSSNEYQFTMQIYEPLLHYDYLSRPYKVVPLIATEMPEVRYTDKFNHTLFNATNADVAYTIYTIHIKPGIFFQPHPALAKDKKGNYRYLNLPTNYLDEHDINKLSDFHYTGTRELTADDYLYEIKRLANPAVNSAIYGLMSEHIVGFREYASILPSQSSGFIDLRKYPMAGLQKLDNYTFEITLKGQYPQFMFWLAMPFFAPIPWEADRFYSQAGMHEKNLTFEWYPIGTGPFMLSENNPNRRMVLDKNPNFHKDYFPNKGSLEDQRKGYLLHAGEKLPLIDRAIYTLEKESIPRWNKFLQGYYDLSGISADSFDQAIQISRSGVPRLSQAMIDKKMTLTQTTDPTLFYLGFNMLDPVVGGNTERARKLRLAISIAVNFDENIAIFLNGRGKSAQGPIPPGIFGYREGAAGINPFVYYWDGRKARRKSIKDAKKLMREAGYPGGRDPKTGNPLILNYDVPITGNPDEKAQLDWMRKQFARIGIDLNLRATQYNRFQDKMRTGNAQIFSWGWNADYPDPENFLFLFYSTNGKVKYGGENAANYKNPRFDRLFDQMKNRNNDPTRQQLIDQMVEILRHDAPWIWGINSQTLILTQQWVSPTKPNTISTSALKYIAIDVAKRNELRRLWNQPVLWPIGMLFLFFLLSLLPLLVAYHRKEKQCALREKQ; encoded by the coding sequence GTATTCAAGCAATGAATACCAGTTCACGATGCAGATTTATGAACCGCTTCTGCATTATGATTATCTCTCTCGGCCATACAAAGTCGTGCCACTTATTGCTACTGAAATGCCAGAAGTTCGTTACACCGATAAGTTTAATCATACCCTTTTTAATGCTACAAATGCTGATGTAGCTTATACCATCTACACCATCCACATCAAACCAGGTATCTTTTTTCAACCTCATCCGGCTTTAGCAAAAGATAAAAAGGGTAATTATCGTTATTTAAATTTGCCCACGAATTATTTAGACGAACACGATATAAATAAATTATCTGATTTTCACTACACGGGCACACGCGAATTAACTGCCGATGATTACCTATACGAAATTAAACGCTTGGCGAATCCAGCAGTGAACTCGGCAATCTATGGTTTAATGAGTGAGCATATTGTTGGGTTTCGCGAATACGCAAGTATCTTACCTTCCCAATCAAGCGGATTTATTGACTTAAGAAAATACCCGATGGCTGGTTTGCAGAAATTGGATAATTATACATTTGAAATCACGCTGAAAGGGCAATATCCGCAATTTATGTTCTGGCTCGCTATGCCTTTTTTTGCCCCTATTCCTTGGGAAGCAGATCGGTTTTATTCACAAGCAGGAATGCATGAAAAGAATCTCACTTTTGAGTGGTACCCTATAGGAACGGGACCATTCATGCTCAGTGAGAATAACCCAAATCGACGGATGGTTTTGGATAAAAACCCCAATTTTCACAAAGACTATTTTCCTAACAAAGGTTCTCTCGAAGATCAAAGAAAAGGCTACTTATTGCATGCAGGGGAGAAATTGCCGCTTATCGATCGGGCTATCTATACCCTTGAGAAAGAATCCATTCCGCGGTGGAATAAATTTTTACAGGGATACTACGATTTATCGGGCATTAGTGCTGATAGTTTCGATCAAGCGATTCAGATTAGCCGTTCAGGAGTACCTCGCTTAAGCCAAGCGATGATTGATAAAAAAATGACACTAACCCAAACAACGGATCCAACTCTTTTCTACTTAGGGTTTAATATGCTGGACCCAGTCGTTGGCGGCAATACGGAGCGAGCCAGAAAATTGCGTTTGGCGATTTCAATCGCTGTTAATTTTGATGAAAATATTGCCATATTTTTAAATGGACGAGGAAAATCGGCTCAAGGCCCGATTCCTCCAGGAATTTTTGGTTATAGGGAAGGGGCGGCAGGTATAAATCCTTTTGTTTATTATTGGGACGGCAGAAAAGCTAGAAGAAAATCAATTAAGGATGCGAAGAAACTGATGCGAGAAGCAGGTTATCCAGGAGGACGCGATCCCAAAACAGGCAATCCATTGATTCTAAACTATGATGTCCCCATCACAGGTAACCCCGATGAAAAAGCACAATTGGATTGGATGAGGAAGCAATTTGCCCGTATCGGGATTGATCTCAATCTTCGTGCGACCCAATATAATCGCTTTCAAGATAAGATGCGTACCGGTAATGCGCAAATTTTCAGTTGGGGATGGAATGCTGATTATCCTGATCCTGAAAATTTCTTATTTCTGTTTTACAGTACAAATGGCAAAGTAAAGTACGGTGGGGAAAACGCCGCAAACTATAAGAATCCCCGCTTTGATCGCTTATTTGATCAAATGAAAAATCGCAATAATGATCCCACACGCCAGCAACTTATTGATCAAATGGTCGAGATTCTTAGGCATGATGCGCCATGGATTTGGGGAATTAATTCGCAAACGCTAATTCTGACGCAGCAATGGGTTTCTCCTACAAAACCCAATACGATCAGCACTAGTGCCTTAAAATACATTGCAATTGATGTCGCTAAGCGCAACGAATTACGACGACTTTGGAATCAGCCTGTATTGTGGCCCATAGGTATGTTGTTTTTATTTTTCCTGCTCTCTTTACTGCCTTTGCTTGTCGCTTATCATAGAAAAGAGAAGCAGTGTGCATTGAGAGAGAAACAATGA
- a CDS encoding ABC transporter permease has translation MELLWTDQCFLAVLLISLTISLISLRKRHVRRAFQRIFHRPLAVSAGIVLFFFLAIGIMDSIHLTSMVIDENVELSAIQNNSILDRILTPLGSTYEKTYSAPLALNLYSSETVLVNGTAQQVYPRLKYPATIKNEAIKHQFIQHNVFLAFLLSLFVVGILWSAIVIVKWLMTQKMEFAVTTSGLSALITLFICLFVIFASYWISRDLHLLGTGKIGQDIFYYTVKSIRTGLIIGILTTLFMLPLALLLGISAGYFGGWIDDIIQYIYITLSSIPGVLLITASVLSMQTYIANHPQQFSTLSKSADARLLALCLILGVTSWTSLCRLLRAETLKLREIDYVLAARALGSSSLTILRKHLLPNVMHIILITLVLDFSFLVLAEAVLSYVGVGVSPMTISWGNMINGARLELARDPIVWWPMLSAFACMFILVLASNLFADAVRDAFDPHQSTG, from the coding sequence ATGGAACTATTATGGACCGATCAATGTTTTCTGGCAGTGTTGCTGATAAGTCTTACTATTAGTTTAATTAGCTTGAGGAAAAGGCATGTCAGGCGGGCATTTCAGCGTATTTTTCATCGACCTTTGGCAGTAAGTGCAGGGATTGTGTTATTTTTTTTTCTGGCAATTGGCATTATGGATTCCATTCATTTAACTTCGATGGTAATTGATGAAAATGTTGAACTATCCGCTATCCAAAATAATTCGATTTTAGACCGAATATTAACTCCATTGGGTAGCACTTATGAAAAAACGTACTCTGCTCCTCTCGCTTTAAATTTGTATAGCTCCGAAACAGTTCTAGTTAATGGAACTGCCCAGCAAGTTTATCCGCGGTTAAAGTACCCTGCTACGATAAAAAACGAGGCAATCAAACATCAATTTATTCAACATAATGTGTTTCTGGCCTTCTTACTCAGCTTATTTGTTGTAGGAATACTGTGGTCCGCTATTGTTATCGTGAAATGGTTAATGACTCAAAAAATGGAATTCGCGGTTACCACAAGTGGTTTGAGTGCACTAATTACCTTGTTTATCTGTCTATTTGTCATTTTTGCTAGTTACTGGATATCCAGGGATTTGCATCTTTTAGGTACGGGAAAAATAGGACAAGATATTTTTTATTACACTGTTAAAAGCATCCGGACAGGTCTTATTATTGGTATTTTGACGACGTTGTTTATGTTACCATTAGCTTTGCTCTTAGGGATTTCAGCAGGATATTTTGGTGGTTGGATAGACGATATTATTCAATACATTTACATCACGTTGAGTTCCATTCCAGGTGTCCTATTGATTACTGCTTCAGTCTTATCCATGCAAACTTATATTGCCAATCACCCGCAGCAGTTTTCAACATTAAGCAAAAGTGCGGACGCACGTTTGCTTGCGTTGTGTTTAATCTTAGGAGTAACCAGTTGGACAAGCCTATGCCGTTTATTGCGTGCCGAAACTTTGAAATTAAGGGAGATTGATTACGTTTTAGCAGCACGTGCTTTAGGCAGTAGTTCGTTGACAATCCTACGCAAGCATCTTCTTCCCAATGTGATGCACATTATTCTGATAACACTTGTTTTGGACTTTAGTTTTTTAGTTCTCGCCGAGGCTGTTTTATCCTATGTAGGAGTAGGTGTCTCGCCGATGACCATCAGTTGGGGTAATATGATCAACGGCGCCCGGCTTGAATTAGCAAGGGATCCGATTGTTTGGTGGCCTATGCTTTCTGCTTTTGCCTGCATGTTTATTTTGGTGCTGGCATCCAATCTTTTTGCAGATGCGGTGCGGGACGCTTTTGATCCCCACCAGAGTACGGGGTGA